Proteins encoded in a region of the Stieleria neptunia genome:
- a CDS encoding TonB-dependent receptor plug domain-containing protein, with protein MVQTEFQDRAADDDVAGMPRRLGWRPEHRSCRRHVVAGVLWAFLLTAAPALGQAAGPLAPAEQPASAPRQNQHPDGVDDAVLDEEELDSELDSLLDQDLGSLRRTSVAPALDVEVSSVSRQKSTIGRSPAAVFVITGEMIRRSGYQSIPEVLRLAPGLQVARIDGNKWSVSSRGESGRFSDKLLVQIDGRTVYNPLFAGVLWDVQDVLLEDVLRIEVIRGPGATVWGANAVNGVINILTKPSSQTHGSYAIAGAGTLEQGFVGGRIGGRTERGVDYRVWGKWFQRDEMDLVGGTPYDATDQARLGFRTDWESPADDKLTFQGQYYNGESDSLADKDLAGRIEFDQPVSGGNLLTRWTRTHSPDHESSLQLYYDRFDRSAYGFGQQTHIFDLDFQSRFRYRCDHRIIWGAGYRAIFDKLTNNEPLPYIAADPERRTVQRFNAFVQDEMTLLEDAWYFTLGSKFSHNTYSNFELQPSARLLWLPSESAAAWCAVSRAVRTPSRLSADGRLIVNQPVPLGNFPLELRGVGDLGAENLVSYELGYRQQTNEFFAWDATAYFHDYDKLQVLRLNVPPAALPFLELSDAAAADGYGFEVSATAQLTACWSLRGWYAFQRIEFDEPPPSVAGTAGKSGALPRNQVSLTQSFDLNRGRQLDIITRYVDNLPAEATPSYVAVDTRFAWNLGRNLSASVVGRNLFDRRHREFGPSFFTGDVSTEVPRSVHAYVEWRR; from the coding sequence ATGGTGCAGACAGAATTTCAAGACAGGGCGGCCGACGATGACGTCGCGGGAATGCCTCGTCGTTTGGGGTGGCGACCGGAACATCGTTCATGTCGGCGCCACGTCGTCGCGGGGGTGCTCTGGGCGTTCCTGCTGACAGCGGCCCCCGCGCTCGGTCAGGCTGCCGGGCCACTGGCCCCCGCCGAACAACCCGCGTCGGCCCCGCGGCAAAACCAACACCCCGACGGCGTCGACGATGCGGTCCTCGACGAAGAGGAACTCGACAGCGAACTGGATTCACTGTTGGACCAAGACCTCGGTTCGCTGCGGCGGACGTCGGTCGCGCCGGCGCTGGATGTCGAAGTGTCTTCGGTCTCGCGTCAGAAAAGCACGATCGGCCGGTCCCCGGCGGCCGTGTTCGTGATCACCGGCGAAATGATTCGTCGCAGCGGCTACCAGTCGATCCCCGAAGTGCTCCGTCTGGCACCGGGGCTTCAGGTGGCGCGGATCGATGGAAACAAGTGGAGCGTCAGCAGTCGGGGCGAGTCGGGCCGATTCAGCGACAAGTTGTTGGTGCAAATCGACGGCCGGACCGTTTACAACCCGCTGTTCGCCGGAGTGCTGTGGGATGTCCAAGACGTGCTGTTGGAAGACGTCTTGCGGATCGAAGTCATCCGCGGTCCCGGCGCGACGGTGTGGGGCGCCAATGCCGTCAACGGAGTGATCAACATCTTGACCAAGCCCAGTTCGCAAACCCACGGCAGCTACGCCATCGCCGGCGCCGGCACGCTGGAACAGGGTTTCGTCGGCGGACGCATCGGGGGGCGCACCGAACGAGGCGTCGACTACCGCGTCTGGGGCAAATGGTTTCAGCGGGACGAGATGGACCTGGTCGGCGGCACACCCTATGACGCGACAGACCAGGCCCGTCTGGGATTCCGAACCGATTGGGAATCACCCGCCGATGACAAGCTGACCTTTCAAGGCCAGTACTACAACGGCGAATCAGACAGCCTGGCCGACAAAGATCTCGCCGGTCGCATCGAGTTCGACCAACCGGTTTCCGGGGGCAACCTGCTGACGCGTTGGACGCGGACGCATTCGCCGGATCACGAATCCTCGCTGCAACTCTATTACGACCGTTTCGATCGCAGTGCTTATGGATTCGGCCAACAGACCCACATCTTTGACTTGGATTTCCAGAGCCGATTCCGCTACCGCTGTGATCACCGGATCATTTGGGGAGCCGGCTACCGAGCGATTTTTGACAAACTGACCAACAACGAACCGCTGCCGTACATCGCCGCCGATCCCGAGCGGCGCACCGTTCAACGGTTCAACGCGTTCGTTCAAGACGAAATGACGTTGTTGGAAGACGCCTGGTATTTCACGCTCGGTTCCAAGTTCTCGCACAACACATATAGCAATTTCGAACTGCAACCCAGCGCCCGGCTGCTCTGGTTGCCCAGCGAATCCGCAGCGGCCTGGTGCGCGGTCTCGCGGGCGGTCCGCACCCCTTCGCGCCTGTCGGCCGACGGCCGATTGATTGTCAATCAACCGGTGCCCCTGGGCAATTTCCCACTCGAACTCCGCGGTGTCGGCGACTTGGGCGCGGAGAACCTGGTGTCTTACGAGCTGGGCTATCGACAACAAACCAACGAGTTCTTCGCCTGGGATGCGACGGCCTATTTCCATGACTACGACAAGCTGCAAGTGCTGCGACTGAACGTTCCTCCCGCAGCGCTCCCCTTTCTCGAACTCTCCGACGCCGCCGCGGCCGATGGCTATGGGTTTGAAGTTTCGGCGACCGCACAGCTGACCGCGTGTTGGAGCCTGAGAGGCTGGTACGCGTTCCAGCGCATTGAATTCGACGAGCCGCCGCCGTCGGTCGCCGGTACGGCAGGCAAATCCGGTGCGCTGCCGCGGAACCAGGTTTCGCTGACCCAATCCTTCGACCTGAACCGCGGACGACAGCTGGACATCATCACCCGTTACGTCGACAACCTGCCCGCCGAAGCGACCCCTTCGTACGTGGCCGTCGACACACGATTCGCCTGGAACCTCGGCCGCAACCTTTCCGCTTCGGTCGTCGGACGCAACCTGTTTGACCGACGGCACCGCGAGTTCGGCCCCAGTTTCTTCACCGGCGACGTTTCCACCGAAGTACCGCGCAGTGTGCACGCGTACGTGGAGTGGCGTCGATGA
- a CDS encoding YfiR family protein has translation MTLLVLTGLLTGPPAAAQTGMASERNVKVAYLYNFLRYVRWPPTAYADDSAPTVIGIMSGDPHGRLLNQVAATKSVRGRRIVVRQFDSVSEIQACHLVFLHAGTAPSDEAEAIARTAQQNALLICDAVVAPQRGVPIRFFADHDGTIGLKINVDAMARRGLQADAKLLNIATIERD, from the coding sequence GTGACGCTGTTGGTCTTGACCGGCCTCTTGACCGGTCCACCCGCCGCCGCGCAAACCGGGATGGCTTCGGAACGGAACGTCAAAGTCGCCTACTTATACAATTTCCTGCGCTACGTCCGTTGGCCCCCGACGGCCTACGCCGACGATTCCGCGCCCACCGTGATCGGGATCATGAGCGGCGATCCGCATGGCCGACTGCTGAACCAAGTCGCCGCGACGAAGAGCGTCCGGGGCCGACGGATCGTCGTCCGCCAATTTGATTCGGTCAGCGAGATCCAAGCCTGCCACCTGGTCTTCCTGCATGCCGGAACCGCTCCGTCAGACGAAGCCGAGGCGATCGCGCGGACCGCACAACAAAACGCGCTGTTGATTTGCGATGCCGTGGTGGCCCCTCAGCGCGGCGTCCCGATCCGTTTTTTCGCCGACCACGATGGCACCATCGGATTGAAAATCAACGTCGACGCGATGGCCCGACGCGGTCTTCAGGCGGACGCCAAACTGCTCAACATCGCGACCATCGAACGAGACTAG